Proteins encoded by one window of Megachile rotundata isolate GNS110a chromosome 10, iyMegRotu1, whole genome shotgun sequence:
- the LOC100881033 gene encoding uncharacterized protein LOC100881033 isoform X2 — translation MTRCNRSEVNLKSTAYNQNGQNYFEQLTAYNSMSSHLRRILLAKCVVDAKNKNYIYKRKQSCKSIDYKPGCARTKITNDVIDRLAYDTLHHPAREDQKYITGYYNDDVICSESRLRNHVICPDTSIFKSNKLGSDISSSNENIKQRSFTRSSYNKIFKPINVKYPTKIKDYSENRFSDHSIVYQSASDFITQEVSRFSSTGSTSRSYENYENAQESANMTSNQRKCKQNEDIKYAKFVYDITREIMHKGLYTDKELQEVFKKHLEQNKHVLDKNKMLYEVYQLKVALNVSDDSDDEELEDLIRTQQLLNISEIRPPTPPKILNENKLYERLRSYGEENEVVQESKTARRKSVVLIDANPQLVITEEDVLTSLVEANIDPKQAQQIWKELFYKSKDALLPHQTKENRSYEYTRFHRNQSNSNSNKIDGREKSCTTSDLIMQENKNIQVE, via the exons ATGACGAGATGTAACAGGAGTGAAGTTAATCTGAAAAGCACCG cttacaatcaaaatggacaaaattattttgaacagtTAACGGCATATAATTCCATGAGTTCCCACTTACGACGTATTTTATTAGCAAAATGTGTCGTAgatgctaaaaataagaattatatCTATAAAAGAAAACAGTCATGCAAAAGCATTGATTATAAACCAGGATGTGCaagaacaaaaattacaaatgacgTAATTGATAGATTAGCATATGATACCCTGCATCATCCAGCG CGTGAAGATCAGAAGTATATCACCGGCTATTACAATGACGATGTAATTTGTTCGGAATCGAGACTACGTAATCACGTAATTTGCCCCGACACGTCCATATTCAAGTCAAATAAACTTGGGTCAGATATATCGTCAAGCAATGAAAACATAAAACAGCGATCTTTTACACGATctagttataataaaatatttaaacctataaatgtaaaatatccaACAAAAATCAAAGATTATTCGGAAAACAG ATTCAGTGATCATTCAATAGTTTATCAATCTGCCTCTGATTTTATAACGCAAGAGGTCAGTCGTTTTTCATCGACAGGAAGTACATCGAGAAGTTATGAAAATTACGAAAACGCACAAGAGTCTGCTAACATGACCAGTAATCAGAGAAAATGTAAACAAAATGAGGATATTAAATATGCAAAATTTGTATACGACATTACACGGGAAATAATGCACAAAGGTCTCTACACTGATAAGGAATTACAAGAAGTATTTAAGAAACATTTAGAGCAAAATAAACATGTTCTAGACAAG aataaaatgttGTACGAAGTATATCAGTTAAAAGTTGCTTTGAACGTGTCCGACGATTCGGATGACGAAGAATTAGAAGATCTTATTCGTACTCaacaattattgaatatttctgAAATACGACCACCTACACCGCCGAAAATTCTAAATGAAAACAAGTTGTACGAAAGATTAAGATCATACGGGGAGGAGAATGAAGTTGTGCAAGAATCAAAAACTGCTCGTAGGAAATCAGTTGTATTAATAGACGCTAATCCCCAATTAGTTATAACGGAAGAAGATGTCCTTACGTCGTTGGTAGAAGCCAACATTGACCCTAAACAAGCTCAACAAATTTGGAAAGAACTATTTTATAAAAGCAAAGATGCGTTATTACCG CATCAAACAAAAGAAAATCGATCGTACGAATATACAAGATTTCATCgcaatcaatctaattcaaattcgaataaaatagaCGGACGAGAAAAAAGTTGTACAACTTCCGACCTTATAATgcaagaaaataaaaacatacaagtagaataa
- the LOC100881033 gene encoding uncharacterized protein LOC100881033 isoform X1 → MTRCNRSEVNLKSTAYNQNGQNYFEQLTAYNSMSSHLRRILLAKCVVDAKNKNYIYKRKQSCKSIDYKPGCARTKITNDVIDRLAYDTLHHPADFLKMYYKSRYVCQREDQKYITGYYNDDVICSESRLRNHVICPDTSIFKSNKLGSDISSSNENIKQRSFTRSSYNKIFKPINVKYPTKIKDYSENRFSDHSIVYQSASDFITQEVSRFSSTGSTSRSYENYENAQESANMTSNQRKCKQNEDIKYAKFVYDITREIMHKGLYTDKELQEVFKKHLEQNKHVLDKNKMLYEVYQLKVALNVSDDSDDEELEDLIRTQQLLNISEIRPPTPPKILNENKLYERLRSYGEENEVVQESKTARRKSVVLIDANPQLVITEEDVLTSLVEANIDPKQAQQIWKELFYKSKDALLPHQTKENRSYEYTRFHRNQSNSNSNKIDGREKSCTTSDLIMQENKNIQVE, encoded by the exons ATGACGAGATGTAACAGGAGTGAAGTTAATCTGAAAAGCACCG cttacaatcaaaatggacaaaattattttgaacagtTAACGGCATATAATTCCATGAGTTCCCACTTACGACGTATTTTATTAGCAAAATGTGTCGTAgatgctaaaaataagaattatatCTATAAAAGAAAACAGTCATGCAAAAGCATTGATTATAAACCAGGATGTGCaagaacaaaaattacaaatgacgTAATTGATAGATTAGCATATGATACCCTGCATCATCCAGCG gactttttaaaaatgtattacaaaTCGAGATATGTATGCCAGCGTGAAGATCAGAAGTATATCACCGGCTATTACAATGACGATGTAATTTGTTCGGAATCGAGACTACGTAATCACGTAATTTGCCCCGACACGTCCATATTCAAGTCAAATAAACTTGGGTCAGATATATCGTCAAGCAATGAAAACATAAAACAGCGATCTTTTACACGATctagttataataaaatatttaaacctataaatgtaaaatatccaACAAAAATCAAAGATTATTCGGAAAACAG ATTCAGTGATCATTCAATAGTTTATCAATCTGCCTCTGATTTTATAACGCAAGAGGTCAGTCGTTTTTCATCGACAGGAAGTACATCGAGAAGTTATGAAAATTACGAAAACGCACAAGAGTCTGCTAACATGACCAGTAATCAGAGAAAATGTAAACAAAATGAGGATATTAAATATGCAAAATTTGTATACGACATTACACGGGAAATAATGCACAAAGGTCTCTACACTGATAAGGAATTACAAGAAGTATTTAAGAAACATTTAGAGCAAAATAAACATGTTCTAGACAAG aataaaatgttGTACGAAGTATATCAGTTAAAAGTTGCTTTGAACGTGTCCGACGATTCGGATGACGAAGAATTAGAAGATCTTATTCGTACTCaacaattattgaatatttctgAAATACGACCACCTACACCGCCGAAAATTCTAAATGAAAACAAGTTGTACGAAAGATTAAGATCATACGGGGAGGAGAATGAAGTTGTGCAAGAATCAAAAACTGCTCGTAGGAAATCAGTTGTATTAATAGACGCTAATCCCCAATTAGTTATAACGGAAGAAGATGTCCTTACGTCGTTGGTAGAAGCCAACATTGACCCTAAACAAGCTCAACAAATTTGGAAAGAACTATTTTATAAAAGCAAAGATGCGTTATTACCG CATCAAACAAAAGAAAATCGATCGTACGAATATACAAGATTTCATCgcaatcaatctaattcaaattcgaataaaatagaCGGACGAGAAAAAAGTTGTACAACTTCCGACCTTATAATgcaagaaaataaaaacatacaagtagaataa
- the LOC100880804 gene encoding solute carrier family 66 member 2 — translation MYMKKSSTMYNVYEQLTIKDLAHWLASGAIIFGGIIPYVPQYKEIKKKENAEGFSLYVCLTLLIANTLRIFFWFGKHYEIPLLLQSIFMIITMFIMIKLCVNVQNRNQVIKIREHVFSDLDTNFFWKWTDFQSYLDFMLLFAALVGILTYLLVDVPIFVEIVGILAVLTEAMLGLPQLLRNFYKKSTNGMSILMVTMWTLGDTFKTCYFIVKEAPIQFEVCGTLQVLIDIAILAQVYIYKHKTTVHTRVPVRAD, via the exons atgtacatgAAAAAATCATCTACAATGTATAATGTCTATGAACAATTAACGATTAAAGATTTGGCACATTGGCTTGCTTCTGGAGCAATAATATTTGGTGGAATTATTCCATATGTACCACAGtacaaggaaataaaaaaaaaggagaatGCAGAAGGATTCTCCCTTTATGTATGTCTTACGCTTTTAATAGCTAACAcattacgtatttttttttg GTTCGGAAAGCATTATGAAATACCTCTTTTACTGCAAAGTATATTTATGATCATCACTATGTTTATTATGATCAAACTTTGTGTTAATGTACAAAATAGAAATCaagtaataaaaattcgagAACATGTATTTTCTG atttagatacaaattttttttggaaATGGACAGACTTTCAATCTTATttggactttatgctgctgtttGCAGCCCTAGTAGGAATTCTAACGTACCTATTAGTGGATGTACCGATATTTGTTGAAATTGTAGGAATACTTGCAGTATTAACCGAAGCTATGCTTGGTCTACCACAACTTCTtcgcaatttttataaaaaatctaCCAATGGAATGAG TATACTTATGGTTACTATGTGGACATTAGGCGATACGTTTAAAACgtgttattttattgtaaaagaaGCTCCAATTCAGTTCGAAGTTTGTGGAACTCTTCAAGTTCTAATTGATATAGCAATTCTAGCACAAGTTTATATCTATAAACATAAAACAACGGTACATACGAGAGTACCAGTTCGAGCTGATTGA